Proteins encoded in a region of the Marinobacter arenosus genome:
- the pyrE gene encoding orotate phosphoribosyltransferase: MHDYQQNFIEFAIRRNVLRFGEFTLKSGRTSPYFFNAGLFNTGDDLLQLSKAYAAAIERSKLDYDIIFGPAYKGIPLATVTAMALATDGNSKPFAFNRKEKKDHGEGGNVVGAPLQGKVLIVDDVITAGTAIRESIDLIRGAGAEPAGVLIALDRQERGNGELSAIQEVEQEFGIPVVSIIRLEQVLDYLKAKPEFAGHAEKVASYRDRYGV, translated from the coding sequence ATGCACGACTATCAGCAGAATTTCATCGAATTCGCCATTCGCCGGAACGTACTTCGCTTTGGTGAATTCACGCTCAAATCCGGCCGCACCAGTCCGTACTTTTTCAACGCAGGGCTGTTCAACACCGGCGACGACCTCCTCCAGTTAAGCAAGGCTTATGCCGCCGCGATAGAACGCAGCAAGCTGGATTATGACATCATTTTCGGGCCTGCCTATAAGGGCATTCCGTTGGCCACCGTAACGGCCATGGCGCTCGCTACAGACGGTAACAGCAAACCCTTTGCCTTTAACCGCAAGGAAAAGAAAGATCATGGCGAGGGCGGGAACGTCGTCGGCGCGCCATTGCAGGGCAAAGTCCTGATCGTGGACGACGTGATTACCGCGGGCACAGCCATCCGGGAATCCATTGACCTGATCCGCGGTGCCGGTGCCGAGCCGGCCGGCGTGCTGATCGCGCTGGACCGCCAGGAACGCGGCAACGGCGAGCTGTCCGCGATCCAGGAAGTCGAGCAGGAGTTCGGCATCCCGGTGGTCAGCATCATCCGCCTGGAACAGGTTCTGGACTACCTGAAGGCAAAACCGGAATTCGCCGGTCACGCCGAAAAGGTGGCCAGTTATCGGGATCGCTACGGAGTCTGA
- a CDS encoding DUF2782 domain-containing protein — MKRFAFSGALLLAGFSGVAIAQDDGALDETLVETPDEPVVISDYQPSSEGPQIVIRPGENEVFYEYRVNGQLMEIKVVPEVGPEYYLVPSDGGGWIRETESDMLVPSWVLFRW; from the coding sequence ATGAAACGATTCGCCTTTTCGGGAGCGTTACTGCTTGCCGGTTTTTCTGGGGTGGCTATCGCCCAGGATGACGGTGCCCTGGATGAGACGCTTGTGGAAACCCCGGACGAGCCCGTGGTGATCTCGGATTACCAGCCCAGCAGCGAGGGGCCGCAGATTGTTATTCGGCCCGGTGAAAACGAGGTGTTCTACGAATACCGGGTGAACGGTCAGCTCATGGAAATCAAGGTGGTGCCTGAGGTCGGCCCGGAATATTATCTCGTGCCATCGGATGGCGGCGGCTGGATCCGGGAAACCGAATCCGACATGCTGGTGCCGAGTTGGGTGTTGTTCCGCTGGTAA
- the rph gene encoding ribonuclease PH produces MRPSGRTPEQPRDVRITRNYTRHAEGSVLVEFGDTKVICTASVENKVPPFLRGEGKGWITAEYGMLPRSTGSRMGREASRGKQGGRTVEIQRLIGRSLRAAVDLSALGEHSITIDCDVIQADGGTRTAAITGGCVALVDALNFLVAEKRLKKSPLKQMVAALSVGVYKGTPVVDLDYPEDSDAETDMNVIMTDQGGFIEIQGTAEGAPFVKDELDSMLDLAKQGIEQLFEIQKAALEA; encoded by the coding sequence ATGCGACCAAGCGGCAGAACGCCCGAACAACCCAGAGACGTTCGAATCACCCGTAATTACACCCGCCATGCCGAAGGCTCGGTTCTGGTGGAATTCGGGGACACCAAAGTGATCTGCACGGCCTCCGTCGAAAACAAGGTTCCTCCATTCCTGCGCGGCGAGGGCAAAGGCTGGATCACCGCGGAGTACGGCATGCTCCCCCGCTCCACCGGCAGCCGCATGGGCCGTGAAGCTTCGCGCGGCAAACAGGGTGGACGGACCGTGGAAATCCAACGCCTCATCGGCCGCTCACTCCGGGCCGCCGTCGACCTGAGCGCACTGGGCGAGCACAGCATCACCATCGACTGCGACGTCATCCAGGCCGATGGCGGCACCCGGACCGCCGCCATCACCGGCGGCTGCGTGGCCCTGGTGGATGCGCTGAACTTCCTGGTCGCCGAAAAGCGCTTGAAGAAGTCGCCACTCAAGCAGATGGTTGCCGCGCTCTCAGTCGGCGTTTACAAGGGTACGCCAGTGGTTGATCTGGACTACCCCGAAGACTCCGACGCCGAAACCGACATGAACGTGATCATGACCGACCAGGGTGGATTCATTGAAATTCAGGGCACCGCGGAAGGGGCGCCGTTTGTGAAGGACGAGCTGGACAGCATGCTGGACCTGGCCAAACAAGGCATTGAGCAGCTGTTTGAAATTCAGAAGGCGGCGCTGGAAGCGTAA
- the rpoZ gene encoding DNA-directed RNA polymerase subunit omega, translated as MARVTVEDCLENVDNRFQLVMLATKRARQLATKGAEPMVAEENDKPTVIALREIAEGKVGRELLQEEDDE; from the coding sequence ATGGCACGAGTTACCGTTGAAGATTGTCTGGAAAACGTTGATAACCGCTTCCAGCTGGTGATGCTGGCTACCAAGCGTGCCCGTCAGCTCGCGACCAAAGGTGCGGAACCGATGGTGGCGGAAGAGAACGACAAGCCCACGGTTATCGCGCTGCGCGAAATCGCCGAAGGCAAGGTCGGTCGTGAATTGCTGCAGGAAGAAGACGACGAGTAA
- the polA gene encoding DNA polymerase I, giving the protein MTEQKTPPVVLVDGSSYLFRAYHALPPLTTSKNQPTGAIKGVISMLRRLEQDFPGSKMVVVFDAKGKTFRHDMYEKYKANRPPMPEDLACQIEPIHEIVKAMGLPLLIVSGVEADDVIGTLAHEATSKGIDVVVSTGDKDMAQLVSDHVTLINTMTETRMDREGVREKFGVTPEQIIDYLALVGDKVDNIPGVNKCGPKTAVKWLESYQDLDNLIEHADEIKGKIGEYLREAKETLPLSRELATIKTDVDLDFGLEDLQLRQQDDDQLRELFQEYEFRSWVAELEPGSGNGSDESSDASEPQNTSPTEKHYTIVTDQGELDTWLTRLKEADLFAFDTETTSLRYSDAEVVGVSFAVTPGEAAYVPLAHDYMGAPEQLDRDAVLNQLKPLLEDPKQAKVGQNLKYDKNVLANHGITLEGIAEDTMLESYVLNSVLTRHDMDSLARQYLDETTTTFESIAGKGAKQLTFNQIELEKAGPYAAEDADITLRLHQTLTPLLEKTGKLASVYREIDLPLVPVLSRMEQRGALINASTLRRHSQELAERMAELEQEAHKVAGETFNLGSPKQLQAIFYDKMGLPVIKKTPKGAPSTAEPVLQELAHEHELPRLILEHRSLSKLKSTYTDTLPELISHRTGRVHTSYHQAVTATGRLSSSEPNLQNIPIRSEQGRRIRQAFIAPEGFKLVAADYSQIELRIMAHLSGDKGLLTAFEKGEDIHKATAAEVFGVPVAEVSGDQRRSAKAINFGLIYGMSAFGLSRQLDVERKVAQEYIDRYFERYPGVLNYMDNIRKQAHEDGFVETLFGRRLYLPEINARNKQLQQAAERTAINAPMQGTAADIIKRAMIEVETWLLREHADEARMTMQVHDELILEVRETALDKVRDGLVQRMSAAAKLDVPLLVEAGVGDNWDEAH; this is encoded by the coding sequence ATGACTGAGCAAAAGACTCCGCCTGTGGTTCTTGTGGACGGTTCGTCCTACCTTTTCCGCGCCTATCATGCACTTCCCCCACTCACCACCAGCAAAAACCAGCCGACCGGAGCCATAAAAGGCGTCATCAGCATGCTGCGGCGACTGGAACAGGATTTCCCCGGTTCGAAAATGGTGGTGGTGTTCGACGCCAAGGGCAAAACCTTCCGCCATGACATGTACGAAAAGTACAAGGCCAACCGCCCGCCCATGCCGGAGGACCTTGCCTGTCAGATCGAGCCCATCCATGAGATCGTCAAGGCCATGGGCCTGCCGCTGCTGATCGTCAGCGGCGTCGAAGCGGACGATGTGATTGGCACCCTGGCCCATGAAGCGACCAGCAAAGGCATCGACGTGGTGGTTTCCACCGGCGACAAGGACATGGCCCAGTTGGTCAGTGATCACGTCACCCTCATCAACACGATGACCGAAACCCGTATGGACCGTGAGGGCGTGCGGGAAAAATTCGGGGTAACCCCCGAACAGATCATCGACTACCTGGCCCTGGTCGGCGACAAGGTCGATAACATCCCGGGCGTCAACAAATGCGGACCGAAGACCGCCGTTAAGTGGCTTGAGAGCTATCAGGATCTCGACAACCTGATTGAGCACGCGGATGAGATCAAGGGCAAGATCGGCGAGTATCTCCGCGAAGCCAAGGAAACCCTGCCACTGAGCCGGGAGCTGGCGACCATCAAGACCGACGTGGACCTGGACTTTGGCCTCGAGGATCTGCAACTCAGGCAGCAGGATGACGACCAGCTCCGCGAGCTGTTCCAGGAGTACGAGTTCCGGAGCTGGGTCGCAGAGCTGGAGCCAGGCTCCGGCAACGGCAGCGACGAATCCAGCGATGCCTCCGAGCCTCAGAACACCTCGCCCACAGAAAAGCACTACACCATCGTCACCGACCAGGGTGAACTGGACACCTGGCTGACGCGGTTGAAGGAGGCCGACCTGTTTGCCTTCGACACCGAAACCACGAGCCTTCGCTACAGTGACGCCGAAGTGGTCGGCGTGTCCTTTGCCGTCACGCCTGGCGAAGCCGCCTACGTGCCCCTGGCCCACGATTACATGGGTGCGCCCGAGCAACTGGACCGGGACGCGGTCCTGAACCAACTCAAGCCGCTGCTGGAGGATCCCAAACAGGCCAAGGTCGGCCAGAACCTCAAGTATGACAAGAACGTGCTGGCCAACCACGGCATTACCCTCGAAGGCATTGCCGAGGACACCATGCTGGAGTCCTACGTGCTCAATTCCGTGCTCACGCGCCACGACATGGACAGCCTCGCCCGGCAGTACCTGGATGAAACCACCACAACGTTCGAGTCCATTGCCGGCAAGGGCGCCAAGCAACTGACCTTCAACCAGATCGAGCTCGAGAAGGCCGGTCCCTATGCGGCGGAAGACGCCGACATTACCCTGCGCCTGCACCAGACACTGACACCCTTGCTGGAAAAAACCGGCAAGCTGGCGTCGGTGTACCGGGAGATCGACTTGCCCCTGGTGCCGGTTCTGTCCCGGATGGAACAGCGGGGGGCCCTGATCAACGCCAGCACCCTTCGCAGGCACAGCCAGGAACTGGCCGAACGCATGGCCGAACTGGAGCAGGAAGCCCACAAAGTAGCCGGCGAGACCTTCAACCTCGGGTCCCCCAAGCAACTGCAAGCCATCTTCTACGACAAGATGGGGCTGCCCGTCATCAAGAAAACCCCAAAAGGCGCGCCGTCCACCGCCGAGCCGGTGTTGCAGGAGCTGGCCCACGAACACGAACTGCCGCGACTGATCCTCGAACACCGCAGCCTGAGCAAACTGAAGTCCACCTACACGGACACGCTGCCGGAACTGATCAGTCACCGCACCGGCCGGGTCCACACGTCTTACCACCAGGCGGTGACCGCCACGGGACGCCTGTCCTCATCCGAGCCCAACCTGCAGAACATTCCAATTCGGAGCGAACAGGGCCGTCGGATCCGTCAGGCCTTTATTGCGCCGGAGGGCTTCAAACTGGTGGCGGCGGATTACTCCCAGATCGAGCTGCGCATCATGGCCCACCTGTCTGGCGATAAGGGCCTGCTGACCGCGTTCGAGAAAGGCGAGGATATCCACAAGGCCACGGCCGCCGAGGTGTTCGGTGTTCCGGTCGCGGAAGTGTCCGGAGATCAGCGGCGCAGCGCCAAGGCCATCAACTTTGGCCTGATCTATGGCATGTCCGCCTTTGGGCTGTCGCGCCAGCTGGATGTCGAGCGCAAAGTCGCACAGGAATACATCGACCGGTATTTTGAACGCTACCCGGGCGTACTCAACTACATGGACAACATTCGCAAGCAGGCCCACGAGGACGGCTTCGTGGAAACCCTGTTCGGCCGCCGCCTCTACTTGCCGGAGATCAACGCCCGCAACAAACAGTTGCAACAGGCGGCGGAACGCACGGCGATCAACGCCCCGATGCAGGGTACCGCCGCCGACATCATCAAGCGGGCCATGATCGAGGTCGAGACCTGGCTGCTCCGGGAGCACGCCGACGAGGCCAGGATGACCATGCAGGTGCACGACGAATTGATCCTCGAAGTCAGGGAAACCGCACTGGACAAGGTTCGGGACGGCCTGGTGCAACGCATGTCAGCGGCGGCGAAGCTCGACGTCCCGCTGCTCGTGGAAGCCGGCGTCGGTGACAACTGGGACGAAGCCCATTAA
- a CDS encoding OmpP1/FadL family transporter, protein MHMSSTLLARAVRLATLAAITAPATALAGGFSLNEQSASAMGTANAGSAANPENATTVLFNPAGMSQLSGTNLSFGAAVLDIDAEAKRDSISVTRDNPAVPVQPASNGGDIADPAVLPNVYLTHEINDQIDVGFGIHAPYGLAADYDDDFAGRFFADKTELTAIAFTPSVAVSNGQGLSMGAGLNLIYAEGRLTRYQDLSSTAGPAALALPEPYADIEGDDVGVTFRVGFLYELSERTQFGLTAQTGTELKLKGDAEISNVPVPPTFTSTTTLNEKVTVPLAIPESVTFGARHRLTDDVTVLAGATYARWGRFEELDIISRDPNGEVAGVPGAYITHITEKWKNTWQFNLGGIWQATPAWAFKAGYAWDESPVDQFVTARIPSEDRHWLTLGTQWKDVQSGWAVDAAIGTLIFADDADVDDRYYTHQNPTQPSSPANYQGAYELSAWSASVQVSKAF, encoded by the coding sequence CTGCACATGAGTTCCACACTGCTCGCACGAGCCGTTCGCCTGGCCACGCTGGCCGCCATTACCGCCCCGGCCACGGCGCTGGCTGGCGGTTTTTCCCTGAACGAGCAAAGCGCCAGCGCCATGGGGACCGCCAACGCCGGTTCGGCGGCCAACCCGGAAAACGCCACCACGGTCCTGTTCAACCCGGCCGGCATGAGCCAGCTGTCCGGCACCAATCTCTCGTTCGGCGCTGCGGTGCTGGATATTGACGCCGAAGCCAAACGGGACAGCATTTCGGTGACCCGGGACAACCCGGCGGTTCCGGTGCAGCCCGCGTCCAACGGCGGTGATATTGCCGATCCGGCGGTTCTGCCCAACGTTTACCTCACCCACGAAATCAACGACCAGATCGACGTGGGTTTCGGCATCCATGCGCCATACGGCCTGGCGGCGGATTATGACGATGATTTCGCCGGCCGCTTCTTTGCTGACAAGACCGAGCTCACGGCCATTGCCTTCACACCCTCGGTCGCCGTCAGCAACGGCCAGGGGCTGTCCATGGGCGCGGGTCTTAACCTGATCTACGCCGAAGGCCGTCTCACCCGCTACCAGGATCTGAGCTCAACCGCCGGGCCGGCTGCGCTTGCGCTGCCAGAGCCTTACGCCGACATTGAGGGAGACGACGTGGGCGTGACCTTCCGCGTTGGTTTCCTGTACGAGCTGTCGGAACGGACCCAGTTTGGTTTGACGGCCCAGACCGGAACCGAGCTGAAGCTGAAGGGCGACGCGGAAATCAGCAATGTGCCGGTGCCGCCAACCTTCACGAGCACCACGACCCTGAACGAAAAGGTGACCGTGCCTCTGGCCATTCCCGAGAGCGTAACCTTTGGCGCCCGTCACCGGTTGACCGACGACGTTACGGTGCTGGCCGGTGCGACCTACGCGAGGTGGGGGCGTTTCGAGGAGCTGGATATCATCAGCCGGGATCCGAACGGCGAGGTGGCCGGGGTACCGGGCGCCTACATCACCCACATCACCGAAAAGTGGAAGAACACCTGGCAGTTCAACCTTGGCGGCATCTGGCAGGCGACCCCGGCGTGGGCATTCAAGGCAGGTTACGCCTGGGATGAATCGCCCGTGGACCAGTTTGTCACCGCCCGTATCCCGTCCGAAGACCGGCATTGGTTGACCCTGGGCACGCAGTGGAAAGACGTTCAGAGTGGCTGGGCGGTTGATGCTGCGATCGGTACGTTGATCTTTGCCGACGACGCTGACGTCGATGACCGGTATTACACGCACCAGAACCCGACCCAGCCGAGTTCTCCCGCCAACTACCAGGGTGCTTACGAGTTGAGTGCCTGGAGCGCGTCAGTGCAGGTCAGCAAGGCCTTTTGA
- a CDS encoding DUF4124 domain-containing protein, which translates to MTNRFTPLRIAAAMALALGTIATAHAGMYRYTDENGQIVISNTIPQEATKRGYDILGTNGRVMETVPPAPTEEEIAAREAEKQRQEELEIQREKDRLLLKRYSHPDQAVRAMHRKVRELEGLIQLKRGNISVISSQLDNEQSRAADMERAGRDIPEASLEKIRRLESQIRDLEQEIRVQNREIEQLKSAFEADIERLEEVTGESRTLSLSQPEKNQ; encoded by the coding sequence ATGACCAACCGTTTTACTCCACTGAGAATCGCAGCTGCGATGGCCCTGGCACTCGGAACGATCGCCACCGCGCACGCTGGCATGTACCGCTACACGGATGAAAACGGTCAAATTGTTATCAGCAACACCATTCCCCAGGAAGCGACGAAACGGGGCTACGACATTCTCGGCACGAACGGCCGGGTGATGGAAACCGTCCCCCCGGCGCCGACCGAAGAAGAAATTGCCGCCAGGGAAGCCGAAAAGCAGCGGCAGGAAGAGCTGGAAATCCAGCGCGAGAAGGACCGCTTGCTGCTGAAGCGCTACAGCCACCCCGATCAAGCGGTTCGCGCCATGCACCGCAAGGTTCGCGAACTGGAAGGCCTGATCCAGCTGAAGCGCGGCAACATTTCCGTTATTTCGAGCCAGCTGGACAATGAGCAAAGTCGCGCCGCCGACATGGAGCGAGCCGGTCGCGACATTCCGGAAGCTTCGCTGGAAAAGATCCGACGCCTGGAGTCGCAGATTCGTGATCTGGAACAGGAAATCAGGGTCCAGAATCGGGAAATTGAGCAACTCAAATCCGCATTCGAAGCCGATATCGAGCGACTGGAAGAAGTGACCGGAGAGTCACGCACCCTGTCGCTCAGCCAGCCCGAAAAGAACCAGTAG
- a CDS encoding YicC/YloC family endoribonuclease: MIRSMTAFSRRDAQGDWGTLTCEIRTVNHRYLEPSFRLPEAFRELENPFREALRKQLKRGKVDVSMRLQSAETASQSFEVNDDLAKALNEAANHVNRILDNPAHISALDILRWPGVMSVPEQDFGQARTAAVELFEATVAELVSVREREGERLRPLFEDRLDAMTRLVSEVRELMPELLTAQEQTLRDRFEKAKVELDAERVAQEMVMLAQKSDVAEELERLDAHISEVTDTLRSDDAIGRRLDFLMQELNREANTLSSKSIDARVTRAAVDLKVLIEQMREQVQNLE, translated from the coding sequence ATGATCCGAAGTATGACCGCATTTTCCCGTCGGGACGCCCAGGGAGACTGGGGCACGCTGACGTGCGAGATTCGCACCGTCAATCATCGGTACCTCGAGCCTTCATTTCGCCTTCCGGAGGCCTTTCGCGAGCTTGAGAATCCGTTCCGGGAAGCGCTTCGCAAGCAGCTGAAGCGGGGCAAGGTGGATGTGTCCATGCGACTGCAATCCGCCGAAACCGCTTCCCAGAGCTTTGAAGTCAACGATGACCTGGCCAAGGCGCTCAATGAAGCCGCCAATCACGTCAATCGCATACTTGATAATCCAGCACACATCAGTGCGCTCGATATCCTTCGTTGGCCCGGGGTGATGTCGGTGCCGGAGCAGGATTTTGGCCAGGCCCGCACGGCCGCTGTTGAACTGTTCGAGGCCACGGTTGCTGAGCTGGTGAGTGTGCGCGAGCGCGAAGGAGAGCGTCTGAGGCCGTTGTTCGAAGATCGCCTGGACGCCATGACCCGACTGGTCTCCGAGGTGCGCGAGCTGATGCCCGAACTGCTGACGGCGCAGGAACAGACTCTGCGTGACCGGTTCGAGAAGGCCAAGGTGGAGCTGGATGCTGAGCGCGTCGCCCAGGAGATGGTGATGTTGGCGCAGAAAAGTGACGTCGCCGAGGAACTGGAACGTCTGGACGCCCACATCAGCGAAGTGACCGATACCCTGAGGAGCGACGATGCCATCGGGCGCCGGCTGGATTTTCTGATGCAGGAACTGAACCGCGAGGCCAACACGCTGAGCAGTAAAAGTATCGATGCCCGGGTAACGCGTGCCGCGGTGGATCTGAAAGTGCTCATCGAACAGATGCGCGAGCAGGTCCAGAACCTCGAGTGA
- a CDS encoding exodeoxyribonuclease III, producing the protein MRVVSISVNGLAQAVDKGFFDWLADQDADVVCVQDHRMRAYEIEDFNLIPEGYEAYFIDGEKNEDGGVGIYTRHFPKAIMYGFANEQADREGRFIQADFDKVSVACVLAPCALGREEELLGEDDLTVLDHKDEFMDGFGLHMQKTLRKRRQFIFCANLQTAHHVTDASPLYHKHDFSGFLPHERAWLDRLFDEMGCIDAFREINKQSNQFTWWPEQAEGARRSAGIRVDYHLLTPGIRNTIQDGWIDDATRFSDHAPVIMDYDIEIGF; encoded by the coding sequence ATGCGGGTAGTATCAATCAGCGTCAATGGTCTTGCCCAGGCCGTTGATAAAGGTTTTTTCGACTGGCTGGCCGATCAGGACGCTGACGTTGTATGCGTTCAGGATCACCGCATGCGCGCCTATGAGATTGAGGATTTCAATCTCATCCCGGAGGGCTACGAAGCTTATTTCATCGATGGTGAGAAGAACGAGGATGGTGGTGTCGGCATCTACACCCGGCATTTTCCAAAGGCCATCATGTACGGGTTTGCCAACGAGCAGGCGGACCGCGAAGGCCGGTTTATCCAGGCAGACTTTGATAAGGTTTCGGTAGCCTGTGTGCTGGCCCCGTGTGCCCTGGGGCGCGAGGAAGAACTTCTCGGTGAGGATGACCTCACGGTGCTGGATCACAAGGATGAATTCATGGACGGCTTTGGCCTGCACATGCAGAAAACCCTGCGCAAGCGCCGTCAATTCATCTTCTGCGCCAACCTCCAGACGGCCCATCATGTGACCGATGCCAGCCCGCTGTATCACAAGCATGACTTTTCCGGTTTCCTGCCCCACGAACGGGCATGGCTGGATCGCCTGTTTGATGAAATGGGCTGTATCGATGCGTTCCGGGAAATCAACAAACAGAGTAACCAGTTTACCTGGTGGCCCGAGCAGGCCGAGGGTGCGCGCCGCAGTGCCGGGATCCGGGTGGATTACCATCTGCTGACACCGGGCATCCGCAATACCATCCAGGATGGCTGGATCGATGACGCCACCCGTTTCTCGGATCACGCCCCGGTGATCATGGATTACGACATCGAGATCGGTTTTTAA
- the gmk gene encoding guanylate kinase, with protein MSQTVEQGTLYVISAPSGAGKTSLVAAMLRADQKLGVSVSHTTRPKREGEQDGVNYHFVTRDSFESMIGRGDFLEHADVFGNYYGTSHTWVRETLAKGRDVILEIDWQGAVQVRRLMPECVSIFIVPPSSEVLRERLTGRGTDAPDVVERRLTEAAEECRHALEFDYLVVNDQFELALADLLAIVRSQRLRMSVQQVRHGELLAGLSR; from the coding sequence ATGAGCCAGACAGTTGAGCAAGGTACGTTGTACGTCATTTCCGCCCCCTCGGGCGCCGGGAAGACCAGCCTTGTCGCGGCCATGCTGCGCGCCGACCAGAAACTCGGCGTCTCGGTCTCCCACACCACCCGCCCCAAGCGCGAGGGCGAACAGGATGGCGTCAATTACCACTTCGTGACCCGCGACTCGTTCGAGTCAATGATCGGCCGGGGCGACTTCCTGGAACACGCGGATGTTTTCGGAAACTATTACGGCACCTCCCACACCTGGGTTCGCGAAACCCTGGCCAAAGGCCGGGATGTGATACTGGAGATTGACTGGCAGGGCGCCGTGCAGGTGCGCCGGCTGATGCCTGAATGTGTGAGTATTTTCATTGTGCCGCCCTCGTCTGAGGTGCTTCGGGAGCGCCTGACCGGTCGCGGAACGGACGCTCCGGACGTGGTGGAGCGCCGGCTGACCGAGGCGGCCGAGGAATGCCGTCACGCGCTGGAGTTCGACTACCTGGTGGTGAACGATCAGTTCGAGCTGGCGCTGGCGGATCTGCTGGCGATTGTCCGCAGCCAGCGCTTGCGAATGTCGGTGCAGCAGGTTCGCCATGGCGAACTGCTGGCCGGGCTTTCGCGGTAG